CAGCGCGCGCCGGTAGGCCTCCTCGTCGAGGTCGACCACCTCGGCCTCCGCCGTGCGTCCCCCGCCGGGCCGGTCGAGCCCGCGGCGGACGTCGGCGGCGAGGAAGTCGGCGGCGAGGAACCCCGCGGCGGCCGGGCTGACGGCGAAGCAGCCCGAGTACACCTTCACCCCCGCCGGGATGCCGAGCACGGTGGGGGCCCGGTCGCCGAGTTCCCGGACCGCGTCGAGCACGTCCCGGGCCGTCCCGTCGCCGCCCGCGAACAGCAGCAGGTCCACCCCGGCGAGCGCGGCCACCGCCCGGCGCGTGTCCCGCGCCGTCGTGCCACCCGGCGACCGGTCCTCCGTCCTGTCGGAGGCCCGGTCGCCCGGCGGGCCGTCCGGCTCACCGGACGGCCCGCCCGTGACCAGGTCGCAGACGCCTCCGGCGGCGCGCACGCTGTCCTCGCCCATGGCGCCGGGCACCGTGAGCAGCCGGGTGCCGGGACGGCGGGCGAGCAGGGTGCGGACGGCCCGCGCCGCCCGCTCCCCCGCCCGGGGCGTCGCTCCCAGGGCGAGGGCCGCGCGCTGCGTCCCGGCGCCGTCGCTGCCCTTGAGCCCCGCCGCGCCGCCCAGCCCGGCCACCGGGTTGACGACGAGCCCGACGAGCCCGGCCGGCCCGACCGCGGCGGGCCCCGTCATGGGCGGCCCCGTCATGGGCGGTGCTTGCGGACGTAGGCGCGCCAGGTGGGCGCCCACGCCTTGGGGTCGTCGAGCGGGGTGGAGTCGATCTTGTGGATGGACTGGTTGTACGGCGCGCCCTTGACGAACTCGGGGTCCCGGCGGGCCTCCTCGGCCACCTGGGCCAGGATGGCGGCGTACTCGTCCAGGTCCTCCCTGGAGTACGACTCCGTGGGCTCCAGCGTGAACGGCTCCGGCACCACGTACGGGTGGTGGCTGGTCCAGTAGTGCACGCCGAAGTCGGCCGCCCGGACCCCGATCTCCTCGGAGTGCACCCCGGTCTCCTCCGACAGCTCCTGCCAGGAGTAACGCACCTGCTCGATGCGCCGCCTGCCCCAGGGCGCCGACGCGCCGCGGATCTGCAGGACCTTGTGCATGAGGTAGTTGTTGTTCAGCGCGGCCGTCTCGGCCACCTGGCGCAGCCCGTCGGCGCCCAGGGCCATGATCCAGGCGTACGCCCGCACGATGTTGGGGGTGACGCCGAGGAACGGCCGGATCTTGCCGACCGAGCGCGGCGGCGTCTCCAGCCGGTACGCCGCGCCGTCGGAGGTGACGACCGGGCCCGGCAGGAACGGGGCCAGCTCGGCCGAGACGCCGCACGCGCCGGCCGCCGGGCCGCCGCAGGCGTGCGGGGTGGAGAACGTCTTGTGCAGGTTGAAGTGGCACAGGTCGAACCCGGCGTCGCGGGCACGGGTGATGCCGAGGATGCCGTTGGCGTTGGCCTGGTCGTAGCAGGCCAGGCCGCCCGCCTGGTGCACCAGGTCGACGAACTCCTGGATGCGCGGGTTGAAGATGCCGGTGTCCTCGGGATTGGTGATCATGAGGGCGGCGGTGCGGGGGCCGACGGCGGCGCGCAGCGCCTCGATGTCGGGCAGGCCGTCGGCGTCGGGCATGAGGGTGATGACCTCGTAGCCGGCGGTCTTGGCGCAGGCCGCGTTCGACGGGTGGGAGAACATCGTGGTGATGACCTGGTCCCTGGCGCCGGAGCCGGGGCCCTCGCCGTTGGCCGCGTGGTAGGCGCGGATCATGGCGATGTTCGCGTAGATGGCCGCCGAGCCGGAGCCGGGCTGGAGGGAGACGCGGGCCATGCCGGAGATCTCCGCCAGCATCTGTTCGAGCCGCCAGTAGATCTCCAGCACGCCCTGCACGGTGTCCTCGTGCTGGAGCGGGTGCAGCTCGGCGACGGCCGCGGCGAAGCTGTCGTTGACCTTGGGGCTGTACTTCATCGTGCAGGTGCCCTGGCCGACGTCGATGTTGAGGTCGGCGCCGAGGTTCTCCTGCGACAGACGCAGGTAGTGGCGCAGCACCAGTTGCTGCGACAGCTCGGGCAGCCCAGGGGGCTCGGCGCGCCGTACGGACTCCGGCAGTTCCACCGGCGGGGCGCCCGGTTCGGGCACGGCCAGGCCGCGACGGCCCGGCGTGGACAGCTCGAAGATGATCGGCTCGTCCCAGCGGGCCTGGTGGAAGCGGCGCAGCGGCGGCTTCGGCGTGACGGGGAGCTCGGCGAAGGACTCCGCGGTGTTCACAGCACCTCCTGGACGGCTGCGGCGAGACGGTCGATGTCGGCGATGGAGTGGCGTTCGGTCACGCAGACGAGCACCGTGCGCGCGTCCAGGGCGACCCCGCCGAAGATGCCGCGCTCGCGCAGCGCGTCGAGCAGCGCCGCGCTGGAAGGCACCTCGATGGCGAACTCACGGAAGTGGATCGCGTCCGGGTGCAGCACGGTGA
This Nonomuraea muscovyensis DNA region includes the following protein-coding sequences:
- the gcvPB gene encoding aminomethyl-transferring glycine dehydrogenase subunit GcvPB, with the translated sequence MNTAESFAELPVTPKPPLRRFHQARWDEPIIFELSTPGRRGLAVPEPGAPPVELPESVRRAEPPGLPELSQQLVLRHYLRLSQENLGADLNIDVGQGTCTMKYSPKVNDSFAAAVAELHPLQHEDTVQGVLEIYWRLEQMLAEISGMARVSLQPGSGSAAIYANIAMIRAYHAANGEGPGSGARDQVITTMFSHPSNAACAKTAGYEVITLMPDADGLPDIEALRAAVGPRTAALMITNPEDTGIFNPRIQEFVDLVHQAGGLACYDQANANGILGITRARDAGFDLCHFNLHKTFSTPHACGGPAAGACGVSAELAPFLPGPVVTSDGAAYRLETPPRSVGKIRPFLGVTPNIVRAYAWIMALGADGLRQVAETAALNNNYLMHKVLQIRGASAPWGRRRIEQVRYSWQELSEETGVHSEEIGVRAADFGVHYWTSHHPYVVPEPFTLEPTESYSREDLDEYAAILAQVAEEARRDPEFVKGAPYNQSIHKIDSTPLDDPKAWAPTWRAYVRKHRP
- a CDS encoding ATP-NAD kinase family protein; its protein translation is MTGPPMTGPAAVGPAGLVGLVVNPVAGLGGAAGLKGSDGAGTQRAALALGATPRAGERAARAVRTLLARRPGTRLLTVPGAMGEDSVRAAGGVCDLVTGGPSGEPDGPPGDRASDRTEDRSPGGTTARDTRRAVAALAGVDLLLFAGGDGTARDVLDAVRELGDRAPTVLGIPAGVKVYSGCFAVSPAAAGFLAADFLAADVRRGLDRPGGGRTAEAEVVDLDEEAYRRALVSPRLYGSLRVPAAPVALSGRKAGSSGTAPGTVDGIAREVVARMRPGVRYVLGPGATTQAVGRALGLATTLLGVDVAEIGDPHRLVAADVSEAELFDLVTGREAVVVLSVIGGQGFVLGRGNQQVSPRVLDAVTGMLVLATPHKLAALGGRPLLADTGDEDLDRKLGGHVQVITGHRESTIYRVRAASEEYD